The stretch of DNA gctgttCAATAGTGTAGGCTatacttttattctttatttatttatgtatgtattcaaACAACAATTGAATACACATTCAGGCAAATACCACATCATCCACATCATAGTCTATACAATTCAGAAATGAGTTACATCAcaagataataaaaacataataaaaataaaaataaatacatatataatcacatatataatatttcaaattaatacaatataatataatgtaataagtaattaataataataataagtattattattattattattctgctgTTTTATAGCGGAACTGAAGTTTTCTGAGCTCATGGTGAACACGGAGAGAATAAACCAGCGGACCAGCGTGCTCCCAGCTCCAAGCACCTTCTAGCTGACCTCCGGGAGAATAAGTTATTAAAATATGAGTCTTTCACTGTGAAAACAGAGGTAATATTTCAATGTCAGTATTTCAGTAGTGTGAGCTGTCAAACCACACTTCGCTCATATatctgttaccatggtaacggtGTTGTTGCAGCTGTATCTTCATGACTTAAATTAGTTTGTCTGGTTGTCGTTTGCTGCTGGAGAAATGTGAAGATCTCATTATGGGTGTGATTAATACAGTGATTATTAACTGGTTTGACTGGTTTCTGCACCTTACATTCACCCTGGGCCAGTGAGTCTGACCTtaaaactgttttgtttgtaaAGAGCAGCACCTTTTAGAGAGTCCTGTTAGActgcatgcatgtttgtgtgagtggGGTGTAGCTGTCCGAGAGATttagttgtttagttgtttgttttccatGCTAGTctattaatcgattagttgattAACAGGACACTAGTCTGCATATGTCTTTTACCACTGAATGCAGACTTATAAACTTATTTTCTCACTGTAATGGTGTCTTTTACATGACTTAAGACCAAATCATTTCACTGCATCGGTctaataattaaatattcaaGCTATGTAAGTCAAAACCTGAGACTTGTTGCTTATTTAGTCAGTAATGTTTTGGATATGATAGAGTAGtacccctccactcaaaaatatgttttccttcttgtttcttgttgaatgtttgagcttcactgtgcagaatgatgtctgtgcagagtttgacactattttcacattcatctgctagtaaatggaaagtttctctttgCTAATTGAAAACCTGATTTAAAACTGGCCCTACAAGCCTGATTTGTTACATGTTAAATACTTTGAAAGCCAATCCTTGTCTCAAAATACAGCTTGAAGCTGAAGCCTGCGGTGCACAAATGCTGAGAATGGACTTCAGAGCGAAGTGTGAGACTTTGTGTGTGCCTCAGTTACACTTTAGAAATGAAATTCACATATTTTTTAGATTCTTGAAAGTTTAAAGAGGGAGgagtaaatgtcatttaaagattctaattgtactttttgtgggaaaaaaatagTTATTATTAGAAGTAGAGTCTTTACATACATTTCGAAACATGTAGGGAGAAGATCCTTAAGTATCTTTTACGGAAACATGGCAGGAATTCAgtggtttcagcttcttaaatgtgcaGTAAATAGTTTGCTATTTTTTGGTTCTCTATAATGTTAAACTGTCTGTGCTTGGGTTTTgaactgttggttggacaaaacaagttTTTCAAGTAAGTCAACTTAGGctatgtttgttattttaacattaCTGGGTGAATTAGCCttcaatgtgtgtgttggtatgtCTTTGTTCTCTGCTTACCTCGACGTCTTCTTATATTTTTCAACAGATGTTCTCTGTTATATTTAGAAGAAGCACCTTCACTGCCCAGAAGGTAATGGACCACTTAACTTATGATTTTCCATCTCCTGAAGCTCTGTTGTTCATATTgctaatatttaaaatgtaatgaaaaatgttatatctttaaaatgaatgtgtctTTCTCAGGTTTTGCATTGGGCAGTTCCTCCGCAAAGATGTTGGATATCTTCGCTGGCTGGAGCTTCTGATGGTGGATCCAGCCGTCCAGTGACATGTTGGGCCTCATCAGCCAGGCTGCCCTGTCCAGAACAGGCTGCTCGACCAGCAAAAACTGCTGCTGTTCTTGGTTTCATGAGGAGCGAGCCTTTCCTGAGGCATAGTGCTGCATTTTTAGCGAGGAATCAACATTTTCACTCTTCTGCTGTGAGGCAGAAAAAGCGTCCGCAGCCTTTACCGCCTCCCAGAGAGCTTGATCTGCTCCGTTATGACATGAAAGACTTGTGGAAGGGTCCCAAACCTGCCCTGTACCTGGGGTTTGCAGGGCTCATCCCTTTCGTCTCCCCGACTCTGTTCATGGCTTTGAGTGAGATCTACATCCCAGAGTTGGCCTACGCTCAATTAGCTTACGGcgcctccatcctttccttcctaggCGGAGCTCGCTGGGGATTCGCTGTTCCTGAGAGCAGCCCGGCCAAACCTGACTGGATAAACCTGGCCAATAGCGTGGTTCCCTCCCTATTAGCCTGGGTGGCAATGCTGATGAGCGACAGCATCATTCCTGCAGTCACCATGGTGATCATGGGACTTGGAATCTCACTGCATTATGATCTGTCTCTGCTGCCCACCTACCCCAGCTGGTTCAAAGCCCTGCGCTCCGTCCTGACttttgtggcatttttttctcttatcgGGACACTCGTAATTAAGGAAATCTACCCAGAGAAGAACATTTTCACAGATTAGTATAAAAAATATGCAACTGTACTTTTGTTTTGATTATCAAACTTCACGTGCACTCGTCTTTTAAAAGGAGGCTGCAATGAAATATAGTCATGGATATTTCCTCTCTAACAAAATGATTTCAAAATGACTTAGTGAACCATCTTAAAATTATTCTTAAGGAATACATTTGTGACCTTTGTCTTTTTTACCACTGGGTGGCACCAAATTCAGAAATTCTACTTTTGCGTCATCATTTAATGAACTGAACAAAAGGGACTGAAAATGTGGAGCAAGTTTGAACGATTATCAAATAAATGCATTTGGAACTTACTGCAACATACGGTGCTCTTTTTTGACTATATTTATGGATTCACAAGtcactggagaaaaaaatatgCTTTAAATTTGCCTGTTTCATGACCTGCTGTCCTTGATTTCATGAAGTCCCCACAAAAGAACCACACTAGTGTATTTTTATGATGAGAGAATACCATCTTGAAATGTGAGAACCTTTATTAGCCATTTAATTTAACTTGACTAAAATAATTGGTTAtcaaaatgataatgatgaattttaaagtttctttttttacctgGGCAGGATCAGACAGCTGAAGTCGAGAGTACTGACATCACGGAGGAAGAGAGTATTACATAAGATCTAAACTGGAGTAATCTGTACTTAAAGTCTCAGGTGTGAACAGCACACCATCAAATGATGTGTGGGTGAACGCTAGACAGGTTttacaaagcaaaacaaaaaagatctTTGAAACTCAAGACTTGAAATCACAAccttttgtctgttgttccACTTAAAAGACAAACATTGAATATATGAATTTAAACATTACACCACAGTAGGCTTCAGTAAATACACTCGAATCTCCACATTTGtacttaaatgtttttattcatgtaaacACCAGCATCTAATTCACCTAATATTGTAAAGAAAGGCAAGAAATGGAGGGTGGAGATATTCACAGACATCTGAGGAAAATCACTTAAGGCACATTACTTCCTGTTCACCATCTTCTCACTGAGAAATGTGCAATAATGATGTCCT from Scomber japonicus isolate fScoJap1 chromosome 7, fScoJap1.pri, whole genome shotgun sequence encodes:
- the LOC128361861 gene encoding transmembrane protein 69-like codes for the protein MFSVIFRRSTFTAQKVLHWAVPPQRCWISSLAGASDGGSSRPVTCWASSARLPCPEQAARPAKTAAVLGFMRSEPFLRHSAAFLARNQHFHSSAVRQKKRPQPLPPPRELDLLRYDMKDLWKGPKPALYLGFAGLIPFVSPTLFMALSEIYIPELAYAQLAYGASILSFLGGARWGFAVPESSPAKPDWINLANSVVPSLLAWVAMLMSDSIIPAVTMVIMGLGISLHYDLSLLPTYPSWFKALRSVLTFVAFFSLIGTLVIKEIYPEKNIFTD